tggcaccggggttaccgctaGCGTATCCCGGACATCTCCAGCTCCCCAACacattgcttctccttttctttttctcttacgcgtcacaAGGTCGTAAGGTAAGCATCAGCATAGCGTATTATAATtgacttatcttaccattatattGACATGCAgttagtatggaaagtgctatAGCGAACTGCAACAATGGTCGGtgtttaaacgatgcaagcgatctatgacatccaggttcctctcctgacctacccctagcatcacccacatctcgcctcatcctcacaactcatccatCCCAATGTCATTACCATTGTGAACCATAAGTAAGTCATAAGCTCACGAGCAATGGTTAAACCACCACTCGTCTTCCAcgaaggacctgtgcattactaagcatttcAATTAACTTTTGAAGTTAGACATCAATATTATCATACCCAAGTTACAAGGATACGAATCAACAACAATATAAAGGTTAAGGTAATACATCAATATAGATTCTACCCATATCATCCGACTTTGGAATGCTagtcatgcaaacatacataaagcataatttatcatattagacacaatCGATCCCAAAGTAGTGGAttgaatatgcttagatgcttgccttccTACTCCGGCGCTTGCCTGATGATACATGCGCAGCACTCATAGAACTCCGGTGGTCTGGTGTCGGCTTCAACCACTTGGACGGCGCAacactctctaaacgaatcaataATGTATCACATAAACAAGTGAACGATGGAAAAATGTGCGTATGATGTATGCTCGAACAATAATAAAGCGtcatgtttcaaaaacatttgcaaagtaACGCTAAACAATCTGGGttagaaaaggtttgaacctcggaTAAGACAGCCTAAGTGCATAAAGCTTGGAgttactggcggtcagaccaacggtatagtggcggtcagactggtgGCATGCAGAGAGTTTAGggccttggcggtcagaccgactgAACGGTGGTGGTCAGACTAGTAGCTAGCAATCAGATtggccctagtggcggtctgactcctaACTATTGGGTTTTGATGTAGTTTTGAACTAACTTACCGGTGGTAGGTTTAACTTGGGTTTCTCGGTTCAATTCAAAACGGCAAGTGACTAGAGctaggaaacgacggaaaatggcatGGGAAGGTTTACCTCAGCGTAGGGGAACTTTCTATTAGATTGGTTCGTCTCAGGGAAGCTCTGATTTGTCGATCGAGCCTCAAGATAGTCGGTAAGCTTGAGATGAAGAAGCCTAGGGAAAAGCATCTCCGATgatggagaagagggggaagaaCTAAGGGAAGCCTTTGAGAAGCTAGAGGAAATCCCCACAGTCGACCTTCGGTCATCGAGgtcatcctctccttctctctctaagttTTGGGTGAAGGAgtgggagtgagagagaaaagagaaaagagagagcgagagggggagagagagagtgatcaACTTACTTAAGTCGAGCCTTTGagctctggtggtcagaccgctgagGATCCTAGTCAAACCGTAGaaatgttctttttttctttttctgccttttctattcttcttcttctctaaaGTATTTAGGGCTTTCCTAAAGAGCTCTAGACCATCTCCTaagtacttaaaaaaaatgtttgacacttaatttaataaataaacAAGTAGAAACAATTGACATAATGATTAtgtatgcttaattatgtgattaacattttgggatgtgacactcAAGCTGCAGGCTTGGCAGTCCCCAGCAAGCCACTCGTGCGCCTGGTATACTCTAGGCGGCCATGTGTAGCCCCCCAGGCATCCTCACCAGCAGCTCCAGCCTCATCTGTCGCCATCTTGACACCAGCAGCActtgaaaatgcatctaggtccactatgtgggttttggctaattgatgacaaacaattaagggactaacgtgtttattgaggttatgtACAAGTTTTAGTTCCGatggagaagttaaacgacGATGATatccctcaaaagaaaagagaagcggcatgtagttactcaatatgTTTTAATTCGCTTTATtttcgaatttgagtttaggatgccgttctatcaagagggatgcgtattgatagttttgttggtgtctcagtgctcatgaTATCCTTCTAGAaccaaaaattgagagacacaataaTCCACGGACACTAGAAAAATTCTATCTTGTctgaacctggagtctccgggttaggcCGGATACTCTAGATTCTGGACCGCAgcttggagtctccgggtggagCTCCAAGCCGAACTCTAGGGATATGTATATTGTTTTAACCCGGAGTTTTTGGGttggctcggatactccgggtgaccagagtctccggacttCTCTCTGTCAGAAAGTCTCGGTTTGCACCTAAATGtttaacccagagtctccgggttgatcTGGATACCCTGGGGTTCTGTGTTcatccggaacctccgggttgggtTCCTGACAGGCTTGTGACTGTGCGTTGCGTGCCAAtccagagtctctgggttgacccggatactccgggtccgTTCAAAAAGCACAGTAACAGCTAATTTTGAGAgggtgggtataaataccccctccttcatttgctgctgagCGACTCGTGGACAAACTCATttatagccattcaatagccctcctaactcctctaaagTCTTAAATCTTTAAAGATTTGGAGAGTAGGGTTGGGAGAGTGAGATTAAAgagctagtgagcttaaatccaatcttgaccacttgagttcatcatcaagccatCGATCcacgttctttactcttggagccttgAGCTCCTAGACGATTAGGCGTCACccagagagcacccaagcttgtggagtgccccgggaagtttgtattaccctaacgatttgagtaagcaatcccagcttgatcttggtggttgcttgggtgaggaaagggttgaaagagattcggctctttgtgagctcctcaacggatacgtaggtacttctttgtggagtggccaaACTTCGGGAcacaaattcttgtctcctttactttgtGCACACTTtttttgttctagttgattttggaCGATTTGCCCtgatctactttcttgtgagTGTTTTGTTGCAGGTTGTTTATCAATAGATCTTTAGACATCTATTAGAAtatgtggtaactcatagactaaATTTGGTTTGCTTAAAAGTTCTTAGTTTTTCGATTTCTTGATCAggccgaagtatccgggttcactcgGAGCATCCGGGTCTGTATAAcacggagtctccggacttacccggactatccggatattttaatccgctgtgaagtttttaaattttaggaaacgcctattcaccccctctaggcgacatctcgtACATTCAGCACTGGCTTCCATGCTGCACCTGCCTCTGCttcttctccatcaaggtcGGCTACCTCCACAGCAGCCCTGGCACCTGACGGTCTTGTTACACCGCCCAACATCGAACAAGTTGTCCCTGCTCCTCAGCCTGGCCGCGGCCCTCATGCCATGAGGACGCGTGCCAAAGATGGCATCGTTGCCCCTGTCTAGCGCTACTGCTTCTCCGCGCACCATGTCACTCTTTCGCCCGTGCCCAAGTCTTATAGCTCTACGTTGCAGGATGCCAACTAGAGACAAGCTATGTCTACTGAGTTTTAGGCGCTTCTCGATAATGGTATGTGGACTCTCATTCCGCAGCCACTCGGTGCTAGTATCATCTCCAACAAATGGGTGTTCAGACACAAGTTCAACTCTGATGGCTCCCTAGTACGCTACAAAGCTCGTCGGGTCGTCCGTGATTTTTCTAAGCAACTGGGCattgactatgatgagactttCAGCCCCGTTGTCAAGCATGCTACTATACGAATTATTCTTAGTGTTGTTGTCTCCTGAGGCCGGTCTATTCATTAATTGGACGTCAAGAATGCTTTCCTTCATGACACCCTTGATGAGACCGTCTACTATGAGCAGCCATCTGGTTTTGTTGACACCAATCAGCCTCAACACTTCTGTTGTTTGCTCAAGTCTCTGTACGGCCTCCAGCAGGCCCCCAGGCCTGCTACCAGCGATTTTCCACCCACATTGCCTCACTAGGCTTCGTTGCTGCCATTTCTGACACGTCCCTCTTTGTTTTTCATTCTGGGACTGAGATTGCCTACCTACTGTTATATGTGGACGATATCATTATCACCGCCTCTTCTGATGCTCTTCTGACACGGCTAACTCGCTGTTTGCACAGTGAATTTGCTATGACGGACATTTGTGATCTTCACCATTTTCTTGGTATTTCAGTGACACGATCCACCTCGGGGTTGTTCCTGTCTCAGCGTCAGTATGCTATTGATCTTCTCCAGTGAGTTGGTATGGGTGATTGTCACTCTATAGGCACTCTAGTGGTTACTTAGTCTAAATTGTCGGCTGCAATAGGGGATCCTATCGCTGATCCTGCCGAATACCGAAGCATCATGGGCGCCCTCTATTATCTCACCCTCACGAGACATGACATCAGCTATGCAGTTCAGCAAGCCTGTTTACACATGCATGATCCTGGCAAGCCTCATCTTGCTCTTGTTAAGCTCATTCTGAGGTATATCAAAGGGACTCTTGGTCATGGTCTGCATCTCCATGCTTCTTCGACTTCGGCTCTCACTGCATACTCTGATGTGGATATCACACTACTGCCAACGCTGTTGCTAAGTGTTGTTGGATTCGCTAGCTTTTTCAAGAATTGCACATCTCTTCGGTCGGCAACTATTGTCTATTGCGACAATATCAGCACGGTCTACATGTCTGTCAACCCGTCCAACACAAGCGCAAGAAGCACATCGAGATTGATATTCACTTTATGCGAAAGAAGGTGTCCCTCGGACATGTCCGTATTCTTCATGTACCATCTAGTCTTCAGTTCACCAACATCAGACGAAGGGGCTGCCGACCaagctctttcttgagtttcgACCAATCTCAGCATCCGGGAGCCTCCAATTGCGACTGTAGGGGATGTTAACGCATTGCTTTGGTACTCTAGGATTGTTTCCTTAACTACCTAACTATTTATGGTTAGTCTAGGTATAATATGCTAGCTGTAGAGATCCTAACCGATCCTGTTTCTTGTGTATTTAAGATGTAATCCCCTATGATCAATATATATAACCGCAGGATATATAACCACCCTGCGGCTTGCCTTCCGTGTGTGGTGTTTTCCCATAACTTCTCTCTGCAGTGGACAATCTCAAAGAGAATTGCACACAAGCGGTCGGTCAATCATATCCAAAACCGTGGACATATGAATGCAGCTAGCCACACAAACTCGCAAGCTGTTGGGTACAATGTACAAATTCTTTGGTTATTAACAGGAACTAGTTGGAGAGGGCAGCAACGGAATTCCTGAGTGGATTGATGAAACTTAGTTAGTTCTGCCCATCTTCTTCCGCCAGTACCACATTGCAGTACTGTAGTGCTCATTGCGTATTATCTTCGAGGCTGCTCTCCAGTCAcacttctccatctcttccCTGGCAGCCTTTCCAATGGCTTCTCTGTGATCTTTTGACAAAAGGAGCTGTTCAATCTTCCTCACACACTCACCGAGATCTCCTGGTGTAAACAAGAAGCTAGTCTTGCCCTCCTTGTCCTTGGGTATAATATCAGGTATCCCTCCAGCACGAGCAGCGACAACTGGGACTCCAGAAGCCATGGACTCCAGCACTACTTGCCCAAGGGTCTCAGACTCTGAAGGCATTGCAAATATGTCTCCACTGGCGTACGCTTGTgagagctcctcaccttggagCATTCCAGTGAAAACTGCAGGCATGCCTGTGAACATTTTTTCCAGCTCAGCCCTGCATGCACAGGTGAAACAGACAATGTAAACATTTACAAATTTCAAGATAAAACAACAAAAGGGCCAAACAGACGATTAAACATCTAGAGTTGGTTTTCCATTGCTCATTGCAAATTCTCATTTGGACAATGTTCTCATTTGGTGCTATTACTGTGTGTGGTGACTGTATATCTGCATTAGCCCACTTGCTTGGTCTATAGGTATCTTGTGTTTCTGACCTATTAGACAGGCAAATTCTCAGGCCAACCCATGTATGCAATtaactcaaagaaaaaaaaagaaaggaatcaTCCAAAAGGTGCTTGTCCACTTGTAACTTGGTATAAACAGTTAATGGAAGAACGTCAGTATCAGGCATGTGCCGGAGATAAATTATGTCATTTTGATACCAGATAAAAGAGAAGTGGCGAACATACATATCTCATCAGGTCTGCATCATATTGAAAAACAACAAACAGTAACAATTCAAGAATAACACACCTGTATGGTCCATCTCCAACAAAAGCAATTCTTGCTCCTGGGAGCCTCTCCATAACCCTGTATTTTAGCGAAGTAAGACAGAGTCCTAATAACATGGCAAAAGAACATTCATGcaccaaataataaaataacctACAGATAAGTAGCATATAAAAGGTATGGCCAATTTGAAATGCTTACTTGGTTAAAAAGCAAGACCACAAATGTGATATGTCTAGTATGCCTAAAGTTAAAAGGTTAAAACCATTGTAAACTATGCTGAGTTAGGGACAGCTAACAAACATGATATTATTACTAACGAAAATAAGATTGTCCATCTGTTATgtgctggaattactgttcacgaGGAGGAATTGCTGTTCATACACGTGAACAGTATCCACGGGAAAAGTATCGCACGTTCGGTCACCTTTGTCTTCTAGTTTGTTATTTGGAAAGATTAGATAGCATTTAAAGATAAGTTAGTAGTTTAAATCAGTTAAGAATTAGAGATAAGTTATAATCTAGTCTCTCCCAACATTCTAAGTCTCCCCAATCTATGTTCTAATCCCTCCTCTAGCAGTCGATGCCGCCGGGCTATCCTCCCGGTACATGTTTATCCTAACACCGTCACTTTTAAGTTTTAGCAGCAATAAAAAAGAACATGATCGTTCCTACAAGAATTATAGCTAATATCATGGACGAGTCTATACCACAAGGGTGCTATGAATTCGAGTTCATACTGACAAAAGATGAGACACCATATGCATAGGAAAAGCTCACCTTTTTAGAAAATCCAAATTTTTTTCACGTCCAAAACGGCCCACGTGTATTATCAATGGTTTTTCTGGTTCACCACCACTAACGGGAGAGGAAAGGAAAGTGTTAGTCcatgcaatgtttttttaacACTTCTGTCATTGAAAATTGAAGCAAGAGGTGATACCTCAATTTGATGCGCATTTCATGCCTCCGATATTTAGGATGGAAGCTTTCAGAATCAACACCCTTGTTCCAAAGCCGTATTCTGTTTGCTGAAGTGGCAAGGGAGATTATGTTTAggattattgatggagggatcAGAAATACAGAAACATTGTCACTGTTTTACCTGATACTACTTTAGCAGTTTCAAAGTCTTCGGCAATAGCTACTGAAGGAACTAGAGTAAGATCTGCACATCGGTGGAGGCATCCTTTGAAACAAAAAGAGAGTCAGCACACACTAATGAGAAAGATCATTTGTATTAGACCATTCTTCTTTTGGTGAGAACGAAATAGGAGTGACAATATCATCACTTACTTATAAGACTCCATGTGGGCTCAAGTAACCAATTTAAATTGTACCTCGGTATGTACCTGAAAGACATAACAGGAAATCAACTCAACAACGCAAAAGAATTAACAGCCATGACCCAACTGACGCCAAGTAGTAAAATTTAAATGTTGCAGCCCAACTGAAGTCTAATAGGCAAATCAACACATATTCATTGCTCTAGCATATCAGAGGCAGAACAATTGTCCACTGGTTTTCTTGTGCATACATAtatctggggggggggggggggcgtccTTCTGTATTGTTTTAACAGACCTGTCTTGGAGCTATGTTCACATGTACTGTACCAAATAGGCTCTGAAGCATTTCACCTGAGTTCCTGTGACCCCACATGATTGGCACAAAACCAGGTTCGTATCATGGTATAACCACGTGTTCATAATGCCTGACCACATCTATGTTTGAGTAAATTTCATGATACACTTTGTTGCATTGCTTTGCGGATAATTCTCCATAGCAGGCATAAAGTTAAGAATGTTCAGTAATTATTTCTCCCTGAAATGAAATTTGCATGCAGAACATTCTCTAATGcgatatgtatatataccataAGTAAATGATCTCTCATCAGAAAATTCACAAGACTATGACAGTCGGTAAAATTGTGGGTCAACTGGCCACAGTTTTATGCAAAATAGCCCCAATACTATTGATGTTTATATGCAGGTACATAGAACTTCAAGAATTTTAAAGTATTGGACCCAACATGGAAGCGTTCTGGATCCCCCAATGACGGTCACATTCTACATAAACAAATCAGAGGCTACACAGAAAAAGAATGACCTAATATCCAAAGGTGATCCCTGCTTTAGACATTTGGAATATCTGCGTCTAACCAGGTAATACATGCAAAAAGACTCATGTTGCACCAAAAGAAAATTATTACAACAAGAGGGACTTACGCTGGAAGATGTGTGTGATAAGACATCACCATTGGTACTGATATCATCTTCGCGATAGCAAGGGCACCAAAAACCTTAAATCACAAAAGATGGTAATATGAACCAAGAACCGCCTGAAGAAAGGACAATAAATACCCATTGGTCGATGATTACCATAATTCCAGGTGAAGTAGCATGGACTATGTCCGGCTTGAACTTAGTTACCTCAGAAAATATTCTGGGGCTCAATGCCAGGGAGAGTGGAACATTTTGGTATAATGGACATGGAAAGCTGAAAAGGAGGGATTTAGTCAATCAAAATggcagaaggaaaaaaaattccacaAGTTGAATTCTAATGGCATTCCAAGATTAGACACTTAAACAGAATAAAACATTACGAAACAAGTATGGTGACATCAATAATCAATTTCACTGAGAGATATTGACATGTCCCAAATTTGCATGACAGTCGACAAAAAGATACTTTGCTCGcattgtctcttgtttgctccAATTAGGAAATAATACCATATCTTGCAGTAAGACCGTTTCACGCTTTCAGGAAAGTACTTCTTATACTTGTTCGGCATTCCTCGAGTGGACTGATCGCTAAAGCGGAAGGTAAAGATAGCCTCTGCTGGATTAAGGATTACCTCCAAGAGCCAATGACCTTTGCTCCATGGAACTCCTCAGGAGCTCCCTTGTGTGTGGTCACCACCAACACCTGAACCAAAGGTGCAGACGTCAATTTCCAGGGTGCAAGAAGGATATATGACCAATCCATGAAGAAGCATCAGTTGAACTGTAATAAGGATGGACACCTCATCGCCCATCTCTCgtagatgcttgatgaagttctgGAACCGGTTCTTGTACCCGGAGATGTAACTGCAGAAAAGGAAGCCATTGACTTTGCAGTTATCGGTGCTTGGATCAGGGAAACAGCAGGTTTGACCAATCATGCATCTTAGTGACCTAGCTGCATACGCGCATGCAAAGCATCTCGATCCGATCTACTCTAATGAATCCGACTAGTAGGTACAATGTttaagaagaggaggaggaggctgacgCGAAGGGCGACGGCTCGACGAAGAGGGCAATGCGGCGCGGCCTGGAGTTCCACTCGGCGTCCGCCTCCTCGCCCTGCAGCAGCGGCGCCGCCACCTCATCTGCTTGCGCCATCCTCCTCTGGCCCGCACCGCCGATCCTCCGACTCAGTCCACCGCCCGAATTAAACCCCGCCTCTCCTTCGCTTCTACTACTCCCAAGGCGCGCCGTATCCTTCCTCCTCCCGCGTTCGCTCCCTCCGACCGCGACCCCGCCTGCCGCCTTGACTTGGAATCCACgcggggaggtggcggcgcgCGGAAGCAGCGTCACAGGAACGCTCGCGCGCGCCCAACAGCACCGGGACGCGACGGGGTGCGCGTGGGgaaggacggcggcggcggcggcggcggggacgtgGTGGTGGACTGGCACTCTGGCAGTAGCCGTGTGGGGAGGGGAAAAAAAGGGTGGCGGTGTAGAAAAACACGACGAATGGCCGAACGGATCGAGCCAGCAGCGGACGGACGGGGGAATCGAATCGATTCTCTGCTGCTGTTGcggtgcgtgcgtgcgtgcgtgcgatCGAAATCAAGCGGGACACGGCGTCGACGAGGAGAGAATAATTGTCAAGGCAAAGGCAAAGGCCAAGAGGGATATGCTTTTCCCTGCCGCGGGTGGGAGGCCACCATCATCCGTCCCCCGCCCGCTCGGCCTTGGACTCGCCTGTGCGCGAGCCCGATTTTTACCCGCCCTCGCTCGTCAGCGGAGGCCGACGGGGGAATCTCGCTTGGCAGCGGCCAGCCAGACACggggacggacggacggacggatgGGGACGGGGGGCTCGGCGCTCAGCCAGTCAGCCTCAACTGCCGATGCCCGCCCGTAGCAGAGTCCAGCCTAGCTCTGCCCCGCAGGCAGAACCCAACGCTCTTTGCCTCCGATGGCACACATGCGCTGGGTCAGGTCTCAGGTGGGCCTAGGTGCATGTTGTGTTTTTCTATTCTTGTGTCCCGTCCTCCCGTGTAATGACTGGTAGTATGAACCGTGGAGCTGGTGGATGGGACGCGATTTCAAGGCCGGAATGTCAGTGACAGGCAGCTTGCCGTTTCCTCGCTCGTGCCAGTGCCATGGAAGGCCGGGCGTGCCAC
The nucleotide sequence above comes from Phragmites australis chromosome 4, lpPhrAust1.1, whole genome shotgun sequence. Encoded proteins:
- the LOC133916463 gene encoding sulfoquinovosyl transferase SQD2-like — translated: MAQADEVAAPLLQGEEADAEWNSRPRRIALFVEPSPFAYISGYKNRFQNFIKHLREMGDEVLVVTTHKGAPEEFHGAKVIGSWSFPCPLYQNVPLSLALSPRIFSEVTKFKPDIVHATSPGIMVFGALAIAKMISVPMVMSYHTHLPAYIPRYNLNWLLEPTWSLIRCLHRCADLTLVPSVAIAEDFETAKVVSANRIRLWNKGVDSESFHPKYRRHEMRIKLSGGEPEKPLIIHVGRFGREKNLDFLKRVMERLPGARIAFVGDGPYRAELEKMFTGMPAVFTGMLQGEELSQAYASGDIFAMPSESETLGQVVLESMASGVPVVAARAGGIPDIIPKDKEGKTSFLFTPGDLGECVRKIEQLLLSKDHREAIGKAAREEMEKCDWRAASKIIRNEHYSTAMWYWRKKMGRTN